The Triticum aestivum cultivar Chinese Spring chromosome 4B, IWGSC CS RefSeq v2.1, whole genome shotgun sequence sequence AGCAGTGCTGGATCCCAGATGGATCTGTCGCTCATGTCTTTGCCCCCCGCCTGACAGAGGATCCTAGGGGGATTCACATGCGGGTAGGCTGCATGTGTCCCCCCGGATCTTCTGCGGCACCTGGATCTACTGCTCCACCAGCGCATACTATGACGACACGCACATGTGATAACACTCGCAAACCTCTGCAGCGCACTGATGGTACTGCCACCTATGATCCATTCCGTCATGCGTTTTTGTCCTTGCGGGAACCTGTTGATCATCGTGAAGCAGTTGCTTCTCCGGAGTGGCGTCTGGCTATGCAACTTGAGCTTGATGCACTTCATCAAAACGGTACTTGGACTCTAGTGCCTCCCCTGCCTCATGTCAACGTGATTGActgcaagtgggtgttcaagatCAAGCACAAGTCTGATGGGTCTGTTGATCGTTACAAGGCACGCCTGGTGGCCAATAGGTTTAAACAATGATATGGTTTGGAATATGATGATACGTTCAGTCCGGTGGTTAAACCTGTCACAGTGCGACTagttctctccattgctgtttctcgtggctGGTGTTTGCGACAGCTGGATGTTCAAAATGCCTTTCTTCATGGCATTCTTCAATAAGAGGTGTACATGCAACAACCTCCTGGTTTTGTGGACCCCTCGGCTCCTCGTCACTTGTGCAAGCTTCGCAAGGCTCTTTATGGACTCAAACAGGCTCCTCGGGCGTGGTACTCCAGGTTGAGTTCTCGGCTCCAACAACTTGGTTTTGTAGCCTCCAAAGCTGACACGTCTCTTTTTGTCTTCAACCATGGTGGTGTTACCATTTTCATGCTTGTGTATGTGGACGACATCATtgtggctagctcctctcccactGCTACCACCAAGTTGCTTGCTGATCTTCAGGCCTCCTTTGCCCTCAAGGATCTTGGTCCCTTACAttattttcttggagtacatgtgcaGTCATCGCCAGGGGGAATCATTCTGTCTCAACAGAAGTACATCAATGATATCCTCCATCCTGCTAACATGGACAACTGTAAGGTTTCCACCACGCCCATGTCCTCCAGTGAGAAAATTAGCAAGGACAGTGGATCACCACTTTCTCAGGATGACAGTACCAAATATCGTAGCCTGGTTGGAGCACTTCAGTATCTGACACTCACAAGGCTAGACATCTCTGTTGCAGTAAATCGTGTCTGTCAGTTCCTTCATGCACCTACTACTGTACATTTTTCAGCAGCCAAGAGGATCTTGAGATACTTGAAGTACACTCGTAGTATGGGTCTTTTTATTAGAAAGTCATATTCAATGCTACTAAGTTGTTTTttcagatgcagactgggctgggtGTAGTGATGACCGCAGATCCACAGGTGGTTTCGCGGTCTTTCTTGGTCCTAATCTTGTCTCCTGGAGTTCAAGAAAGCAAGCTACGGTTTCTTCAAGCATGGAGTCTGAATATAAAGCGCTTGCACATGGAACGACTGAGGTGATCTGGATACAGTCAGTGCTTGGTGAACTTGGGGTCTTTATGTCACGGCCCCTTGTTTTGTGGTGTGCCAACCTAGAAGCCACTTACTtatctgcaaatccggtattccatgctaGAACCAAGCATATAGAAGTGGACTTTCATTTTGTTCGTGAACGAGTTGCAGCCAGGGCACTTGATGTTCGATTTATCTCCTCCAAGGAacaagttgcagatatattcacaAATCCTCTAGTTGAGGTGCCATTTATTTCGAATAGGCACAATCTGAATCTTCGTGTAGGAAGTTCAGATTGAGAGGGAATGTTAAACCGTATAGATAACCAATGTTGTTAGTATCTAGGGTTGTAGTTATCCTCTTGTAACAACCTTGTACTTATATCTCTGTTTCACAAAGATATCGATAGTTATCCATCACtctgttgttttgtttgtttttttgatAAAAGAAGGGTCTCTCCCATTTGATTTCCATTAAGAGAAACCAAGGATCCACAAAGTCACTACTCCAGTTATGAAGAAAACGAAAAAGAAGCACTCCCAGGGCATCCCTTCTAGCATACCAAAAGAAATGTCACCAGCGCAAGCCGTTGTGCTGATATTTGTCATTTCATTGATCTCTGTTTTGGATTACAAAGAAAGAGGTTTACTTTGCAGTTCCTGAACAGTGTGTGTGTTGTGTATTTTATAATCTGATGTAGAAAATCAGCCATAAAAACAGGCAAAATTGGGTCTAACAAACACTAAATTAGGGTAAGCGGATGGGGCAAACTGGATTACATAAGTCGAATTTTTCCAATAAAGTATTACATGTGCAAATAAGTCTAAAACATAACAAATTGTATAGTACACAAACTAAAGGCTTTGGTGATATTTTTGCCATAACACTTATTTTGGGTATCTAAGATAATAAGCCATTTGTAGATAAAAAAACCAACAATTTTGCAAGGGGTTAATAATTGCACTTGAAAAAATAAGTTTGAAGACAGTCGAAACTTAATGCCATCGTGTAACCAAGCACTCTTGTAGCTTCGAAAACTTTGTGTTCAGAGACAAATACATCATCAGTTACCTCCAAGATATCTGAAATACTCTCGAAATCATGAAGAATGATAAAAAAATACTGCTTCTTTTTATGTACTAATCTGAATGTGGAAGTAAATACTTCCTACAAATGTTGGAATTCTTTAGTACTCCTTCCGTCTCCCAAAATAACAAGTATAAATTGTCACCCAATTCAAATGGTACGATATAATACCAATTTTGTAGAAAACTAATTCAACAACAACTACAATAAAAAATTAGTATCACTAAATACATAATTAAATTGTTGGCTTTCGCCTCGACGGGTGTAGCTTTGCCATCAAAGGTTACAACATGCGGGCACGCTGTTGCAGTTGTAACTTGATGTATGCTAATTCTGCCATCAACGATTACAATACATAGACACAGTCGTCGTGGCTCCTCGTTATTCGCAATCCACCCACCCGAACCTCCCCACCCCTATCCCCTTCGCCCCCCCAATGCGTGATTGCAGCTCCCTGTGTGTTGTAACTCTACCATCGACGGTTGCAACGCCACCGTCCATGGGTCGTAGCATCATGTGATCAACGCCACGCCTTGCCTTTATCACATCTGGTGCCATCCGGCAACAATCAGCAGCGTCGGGGAGCTCCTGTGCAACGCCACACCTCTCGCCTCCTCTCATCTTCCATGCAACATCGCCAACGCCTGGGGTTGGTGGCGTAAAACAACGCCCCAAATCGCGCAGCCTAGCCTTGCGGCGTCTTCTCGGTGTGACAATTGCCCATGACGCACTCTCGGCCTGCCATGCTCGAGATAAGGTTGAGCAGTGTTCGGCGGCGCTTGGGTCCACTTATGTGTGGCTTGTGCAGAGCGCGCCCGATCGGTGCGCGTGATCGGCCGTCTGATTTGAATCCTTTGCCACAATCACATCCAATGGTACCAAAATCAGCCCATCTTATTCAGCCTCCTTCCATGTTCCCAAGAATCGAACACACCACCCTAAATAGCCAAAAAATCCATACTCCAATCGTTATAttccaaactactccctccgtttcacaatacatgccttccatttgtcaaaatatagatgttttttttaaactagtcaaaatatagatgtatctagacatgttttattatataggtacatccatttttggaaaaatggaagtcaaatattttgaaacggagggagtatataccacAATTCACACGCTATGGTTCCTTTCATGGGTCACAACTCACAAGTCACAACCCAACGCGCCAGCGTATTCACCCCCATCTGAACTCATTTAGTGCGGGCAATGAACTTTGGTGGTGATTTCCCGCACCCGCTTTCACCACAAGTTTCCCTCCCTCAGGCCCGGAAGTCCCAACCCAACCAACCCGAACGGCATGGTCAAGTAACCTAACCATGGTTAGCTCCGGCCCCTTTAAAAGCCTCCCTCGCCGGGGCTCTACCCACATCTCTCACTAGCTCATTGTGTCATCGCCACCTCCCCTACTGCCTCACGCACCCTCGTTCTCTCCTCGTGCGTGCCTCATACATATCCTCCCTCTTCCTCTGATCCCACCAATGGTGCGTAGCGTGGGATCGCTGGGTAGTGTTGCTAATGttggttgttgttgtcgttgttttcTTGGAAGAGCAGAAGGCGGCCGGCCATGGCGACGCCGAACGGGCTGGCGCGGATCGACACGACGCACCCggagaagaaggcggcggcggccaagCACGAGAACGGGATCTGCCACGACGACAGCTCGGCGCCGGTGCGGGCGCAGAACATCGACGAGCTGCACTCCATGCAGCGGAAGCGCTCCGCGCCCACCACGCCCATCAAGGACACCAGCGCCtcccccttcgccgtcgccgtctccgACGAGGACCGCCGGAAGCAGCAGCTCCAGTCCATCAGGTTAATTAACAGATCAATCCTCTCCTCTCGCGCACCCCCGTTCGCTTCTGCCTCTGCTTCTACCCTGATAAAAGTGACCATTAATATTTTCTTGACGATAGAGAAGCCATTAATTGGAGAATGGCGAAGATTAAGGCATCCTTTTATTTGACACTTTGCTTTTTGCTGGACTTTGGAAGAAAGAACGGAGGATCGAACATGCACGATAATAATCTTCTACTTGTCCATTTGACCGCCACGTGCGCGTCCGATGATGGCCATATATGTCACCGCTCGGTCCACCCCTTGAGCATTTCGCCTATAGACTGGACGCTGGGCCATAGTTTTTGTTTTTACAGAAAGCAACACCAAGTTAAGAAGGAACAATATAAAGTTTTTTATTTTCATGAGATGGGAGTAATCGGAACAATATAAAATAATCGGGGTAAATGAGTAAATGAATTGAAGAAAGAAAACTGGAATCACCAGAGCATGGAAAAAAAGACAGGGCTGTGATGACGATCACCCCGGtggtcgttttccaaccaaaagtGCCTGTGCCACCATCGCAATAAAATCTGCATCACATCTTTTGGGGTATGGTTCCACGTATgtacttcctccgtaaactaatataaaagtgtttagattactaaaatagtgatctaaacgctcttatattagtttacagagggagtattcacGTGGCCTCATGCCTGCATCGAAGTGCCAAAATGTCACTTAATAGTTTTGTTCTTATCGCACCGCATAAAGTTCCATATAGTACTACCCATGTACGTAGCCATGTAGGCTACTGAATCCTAAGCTCGCACTACACACGTTTGTTCCTTGATTCTTCATACCACAAAAAATAACAAGGGCGGCAACATCTTTTCTAGAGCGTAATGTTAGCACAAGCATTCCAGGAAGTGCAAAATCACAAAGGGGCGGTGGTTCACGCGCGTAGCGGACATGATCACGCACGCAATATCTGGGATGACGCATGGGGGCCGGCAACTTGGGCATGAGGGTACCGGAAACATTGGCTTGACGCgacatcgccgtcgccgtcgtgcCGGTGCAACTCGCTCCCGTCTTCCCGAGAAACCTCGTAACCTTTTCGTAGCTCCTCAAACACTATTCTTTTTGTACATACGTCGATCTGCTGCAATCTTTCTTCGTGTTGACAAATGAGCTCGCGTTACTTGGTGAACTGCCTGGTGCAATATTCAATTCTGAAATGGTTTTGTACTACATGCAAACTGACACTGATGGATGCAGCGCGTCGTTGGCGTCGCTGACCCGTGAGACCGGGCCCAAGGTCGTGAGGGGCGATCCGGCCAGGAAGGGCGAGGCCGCCGCCAAGACCGCGCCGGCGGCAGCGCCGCCGGCGCCGCAgccccatcaccaccaccaccaccaccacgtcgcccCCACCATCAGCGTCAGCGACAGCTCCCTCAAGTTCACCCATGTCCTCTACAACCTCTCGCCCGGCGGTACGCGCCTGTCNNNNNNNNNNNNNNNNNNNNNNNNNNNNNNNNNNNNNNNNNNNNNNNNNNNNNNNNNNNNNNNNNNNNNNNNNNNNNNNNNNNNNNNNNNNNNNNNNNNNNNNNNNNNNNNNNNNNNNNNNNNNNNNNNNNNNNNNNNNNNNNNNNNNNNNNNNNNNNNNNNNNNNNNNNNNNNNNNNNNNNNNNNNNNNNNNNNNNNNNNNNNNNNNNNNNNNNNNNNNNNNNNNNNNNNNNNNNNNNNNNNNNNNNNNNNNNNNNNNNNNNNNNNNNNNNNNNNNNNNNNNNNNNNNNNNNNNNNNNNNNNNNNNNNNNNNNNNNNNNNNNNNNNNNNNNNNNNNNNNNNNNNNNNNNNNNNNNNNNNNNNNNNNNNNNNNNNNNNNNNNNNNNNNNNNNNNNNNNNNNNNNNNNNNNNNNNNNNNNNNNNGTACGAGCAGGCCATCAAGTACGAGAAGGGGTCGTTCATCACGGCCACCGGTGCGCTGGCGACGCTGTCCGGCGCCAAGACCGGCCGGTCGCCCAGGGACAAGCGCATCGTCAAGGACGAGGCGGCGGCGCAGGAGCTGTGGTGGGGCAAGTGAGTGCTCTGCCACCATCGCTGAACTGAACAtgtgcttcttcttctccttcgtcTTCAGCTAACAAGTAACTGAACATTGTATGTCTCGTTGTGGCGATAATTACAGGGGCTCGCCGAACATCGAGATGGACGAGCACACGTTCCTGACCAACAGGGAGAGGGCCGTGGACTACCTCAACTCCCTGGACAAGGTGTTCGTCAACGACCAGTTCCTCAACTGGGACCCGGAGAACCGCATCAAAGTCCGCATCATCTCCGCCAGGGCCTACCACTCGCTCTTCATGCACAACATGTAACAATAATACTACCACTACAGCCAAGTTGATCACAGTACATGTAATACCACAGCACATTTACAGCAGAGTAACCGGACGGTATCGTACATGTGACATCAGGTGTATCCGTCCGACGGAGGAGGAGCTGGAGAGCTTCGGCACGCCGGACTTCACGATATACAACGCCGGCAAGTTCCCCTGCAACCGCTACACGCACTACATGACGTCGTCGACGAGCGTGGACATCAACCTGGGGCGGCGGGAGATGGTCATCCTGGGCACGCAGTACGCCGGGGAGATGAAGAAGGGCCTCTTCGGCGTCATGCACTACCTCATGCCCAAGAGGCGTATCCTCTCCCTCCACTCCGGCTGCAACATGGGCCGCGACGGCGACGTCGCCCTCTTCTTTGGACTCTCAGGTACGCAACAGATCCATCATCCGTCCGGCCGCAAGAACACTGCGGTGCCATTACCTGCCCAACCGCATGCACCTGACTGGCGCGTTCGCCTTGCTCAGCAGCCTATCCATACCATACAGCTCTAGTTTCGTTATCGTGTGATGTCACTTTTTCAGTTCTCCAAAAATATTAAACGCATTTTTTAGTCTGCATTTACCATATATTTTGATTTGTATTTTGTTTCTCTCACAACAACAACAGGTACTGGAAAGACAACACTGTCGACTGATCACAACAGGCTCCTGATCGGTGACGACGAGCACTGCTGGAGTGACAATGGTGTCTCCAACATCGAGGGTGGCTGCTACGCCAAGTGCATAGACCTTTCCCGGGAGAAAGAGCCTGACATTTGGAACGCCATCAAGTTCGGAACAGGTAGACGCCTCTTTTCAATCCTGAATAATTTAATGTCAGCATCGTAGTACGTACAGTACTGTATTTCCGTAGCTTACATTCGACTGAAATGTTCTGCTTGCAGTGCTGGAGAACGTTGTCTTTGACGAGCACACCCGTGAAGTCGATTACACCGACAAATCTGTCACAGGTAAAAACCATTGTTATCAACAAAAAATAATCCAGTCACACCAGGAGAAATCACATACATACAGTAGCAAAGATGATGGTAATAACATTGCATCCCGGACCGTATTGCAGAGAACACTCGTGCCGCTTACCCGATCGAGTACATCCCCAACGCCAAGATACCGTGCGTCGGGCCACACCCCAAGAACGTCATCCTCTTGGCGTGCGACGCGTTCGGGGTGCTCCCGCCCGTCAGCAAGCTGAACCTGGCGCAGACCATGTACCACTTCATCAGCGGCTACACTGCTCTCGTAATAAAACTCTGCTAAGCATTCGTTAATTCAGCAGCTTGCTTGTTCCTCAGGGATGCCGATCTGATCGCTTTTGCCATCGTCACCGTGACAGGTTGCCGGTACAGAGGACGGCATCAAGGAGCCGCAGGCCACCTTCTCCGCGTGCTTCGGCGCGGCGTTCATCATGCTCCACCCGACCAAGTACGCCGCCATGCTCGCCGAGAAGATGCAGACGTACGGCGCCACCGGGTGGCTTGTCAACACCGGCTGGTCCGGTGGAAGGTGCGATCCCTATGCTTATCCTTGCAATGCGATTCCTCACGACCACCACGCGCATGAGATGATGAGCTGACTCTGCGTTCGTCGCTGTCCAGGTACGGCGTCGGCAAGCGGATCAAGCTGCCATACACCAGGAAGATCATCGACGCcatccactccggcgagctcctcaCGGCCAACTACCAGAAGACCGAGGTCTTCGGCCTCGAGATCCCCACCGCGATCGAGGGCGTGCCGTCTGAGATCCTCGACCCGATCAATACCGTAAGCCCTCTTCAGCTCATTCAGCCATTTTTTCTGCGTGGTTGCTTCTCTTCTTTTGAACATGCACTGAGCGATTGCTTTCTCGCGTGCAGTGGACGGACAAGGCCGCGTACAAGGAGACGCTCCTGAAGCTGGCCGGCCTGTTCGGGAAGAACTTCGAGGTGTTCGCCAGCTACAAGATCGGGGAGGACAGCACCCTCACCGAGGAGATCCTTGCCGCTGGACCCAAAGTCTGATTTCCCACGAAGCAGATGAAGAGCGCGATGCGGTGGAATTGTGTTTTTTCAGAATAAAgcagtggtgtgtgtgtgtgtgccgtgtaggtcgacgatgatgatgatgacgaaaaATGGGTCCATGTGCGGGAGGTACTAGTAGAGTTGGCTCCGTATATTTTT is a genomic window containing:
- the LOC123092719 gene encoding phosphoenolpyruvate carboxykinase (ATP), whose amino-acid sequence is MATPNGLARIDTTHPEKKAAAAKHENGICHDDSSAPVRAQNIDELHSMQRKRSAPTTPIKDTSASPFAVAVSDEDRRKQQLQSISASLASLTRETGPKVVRGDPARKGEAAAKTAPAAAPPAPQPHHHHHHHHVAPTISVSDSSLKFTHVLYNLSPGXXYEQAIKYEKGSFITATGALATLSGAKTGRSPRDKRIVKDEAAAQELWWGKGSPNIEMDEHTFLTNRERAVDYLNSLDKVFVNDQFLNWDPENRIKVRIISARAYHSLFMHNMCIRPTEEELESFGTPDFTIYNAGKFPCNRYTHYMTSSTSVDINLGRREMVILGTQYAGEMKKGLFGVMHYLMPKRRILSLHSGCNMGRDGDVALFFGLSGTGKTTLSTDHNRLLIGDDEHCWSDNGVSNIEGGCYAKCIDLSREKEPDIWNAIKFGTVLENVVFDEHTREVDYTDKSVTENTRAAYPIEYIPNAKIPCVGPHPKNVILLACDAFGVLPPVSKLNLAQTMYHFISGYTALVAGTEDGIKEPQATFSACFGAAFIMLHPTKYAAMLAEKMQTYGATGWLVNTGWSGGRYGVGKRIKLPYTRKIIDAIHSGELLTANYQKTEVFGLEIPTAIEGVPSEILDPINTWTDKAAYKETLLKLAGLFGKNFEVFASYKIGEDSTLTEEILAAGPKV